One genomic segment of Sorex araneus isolate mSorAra2 chromosome X, mSorAra2.pri, whole genome shotgun sequence includes these proteins:
- the SIX2 gene encoding homeobox protein SIX2 isoform X2 codes for MSMLPTFGFTQEQVACVCEVLQQGGNIERLGRFLWSLPACEHLHKNESVLKAKAVVAFHRGNFRELYKILESHQFSPHNHAKLQQLWLKAHYIEAEKLRGRPLGAVGKYRVRRKFPLPRSIWDGEETSYCFKEKSRSVLREWYAHNPYPSPREKRELAEATGLTTTQVSNWFKNRRQRDRAAEAKERENSENSNSNSHNPLAASLNGSGKSVLGSSEDEKTPSGTPDHSASSPALLLSPPPPPGLPPLHSLGHPPGPSAVPVPMPAGAGGADPLQHHHRLQDSILNPMSANLVDLGS; via the exons ATGTCCATGCTGCCCACCTTCGGCTTCACGCAGGAGCAAGTGGCCTGCGTGTGCGAGGTGCTGCAGCAGGGCGGCAACATCGAGCGGCTGGGTCGTTTCCTGTGGTCGCTGCCCGCCTGCGAGCACCTCCACAAGAATGAAAGCGTCCTCAAGGCCAAAGCGGTGGTGGCTTTCCACCGCGGCAACTTTCGCGAGCTCTACAAGATCCTGGAGAGCCACCAGTTCTCGCCGCACAACCACGCCAAGCTGCAGCAGCTGTGGCTCAAGGCGCACTACATCGAGGCGGAGAAGCTGCGCGGCCGGCCGCTGGGTGCCGTGGGCAAGTACCGCGTGCGCCGCAAGTTCCCGCTGCCCCGCTCCATCTGGGACGGCGAGGAGACCAGCTACTGCTTCAAGGAGAAGAGCCGCAGCGTGCTGCGCGAGTGGTACGCGCACAACCCCTACCCATCGCCCCGTGAGAAGCGCGAGCTGGCCGAGGCCACCGGCCTCACCACCACGCAAGTCAGCAACTGGTTCAAGAACCGGCGGCAGCGCGACCGGGCGGCCGAGGCCAAGGAAAG GGAGAACAGCGAGAACTCCAACTCCAACAGCCACAACCCGCTGGCCGCGTCCCTGAACGGCAGCGGTAAGTCGGTGCTGGGCAGCTCCGAGGACGAGAAGACGCCGTCGGGGACGCCAGACCACTCGGCGTCCAGCCCCGCGCTGCTGCtcagcccgccgccgccgcctgggcTGCCGCCGCTGCACAGCCTGGGCCACCCCCCGGGGCCCAGCGCCGTGCCCGTGCCGATgcccgcgggcgcgggcggcgccgaCCCGCTGCAGCACCATCATCGCCTGCAGGACTCCATCCTCAACCCCATGTCGGCCAACCTCGTGGACCTGGGCTCCTAG
- the SIX2 gene encoding homeobox protein SIX2 isoform X1, whose protein sequence is MSMLPTFGFTQEQVACVCEVLQQGGNIERLGRFLWSLPACEHLHKNESVLKAKAVVAFHRGNFRELYKILESHQFSPHNHAKLQQLWLKAHYIEAEKLRGRPLGAVGKYRVRRKFPLPRSIWDGEETSYCFKEKSRSVLREWYAHNPYPSPREKRELAEATGLTTTQVSNWFKNRRQRDRAAEAKERYEENSENSNSNSHNPLAASLNGSGKSVLGSSEDEKTPSGTPDHSASSPALLLSPPPPPGLPPLHSLGHPPGPSAVPVPMPAGAGGADPLQHHHRLQDSILNPMSANLVDLGS, encoded by the exons ATGTCCATGCTGCCCACCTTCGGCTTCACGCAGGAGCAAGTGGCCTGCGTGTGCGAGGTGCTGCAGCAGGGCGGCAACATCGAGCGGCTGGGTCGTTTCCTGTGGTCGCTGCCCGCCTGCGAGCACCTCCACAAGAATGAAAGCGTCCTCAAGGCCAAAGCGGTGGTGGCTTTCCACCGCGGCAACTTTCGCGAGCTCTACAAGATCCTGGAGAGCCACCAGTTCTCGCCGCACAACCACGCCAAGCTGCAGCAGCTGTGGCTCAAGGCGCACTACATCGAGGCGGAGAAGCTGCGCGGCCGGCCGCTGGGTGCCGTGGGCAAGTACCGCGTGCGCCGCAAGTTCCCGCTGCCCCGCTCCATCTGGGACGGCGAGGAGACCAGCTACTGCTTCAAGGAGAAGAGCCGCAGCGTGCTGCGCGAGTGGTACGCGCACAACCCCTACCCATCGCCCCGTGAGAAGCGCGAGCTGGCCGAGGCCACCGGCCTCACCACCACGCAAGTCAGCAACTGGTTCAAGAACCGGCGGCAGCGCGACCGGGCGGCCGAGGCCAAGGAAAGGTACGA GGAGAACAGCGAGAACTCCAACTCCAACAGCCACAACCCGCTGGCCGCGTCCCTGAACGGCAGCGGTAAGTCGGTGCTGGGCAGCTCCGAGGACGAGAAGACGCCGTCGGGGACGCCAGACCACTCGGCGTCCAGCCCCGCGCTGCTGCtcagcccgccgccgccgcctgggcTGCCGCCGCTGCACAGCCTGGGCCACCCCCCGGGGCCCAGCGCCGTGCCCGTGCCGATgcccgcgggcgcgggcggcgccgaCCCGCTGCAGCACCATCATCGCCTGCAGGACTCCATCCTCAACCCCATGTCGGCCAACCTCGTGGACCTGGGCTCCTAG